A genomic region of Salinibacter pepae contains the following coding sequences:
- a CDS encoding Hsp20/alpha crystallin family protein — MTQLTRRTPNRTIRDLQREVDSIFDQFFGRGSDDDTSAVWAPRTDLSETDDAFHIRLDVPGMTKDDIAINLQNNTLTVSGERSSERQEDGEEYVRVERAFGNFHRTFTLPDAVDPDRVEATYDEGVLAINVPKTETSTRRQIEIQ; from the coding sequence ATGACGCAGCTCACACGCCGCACCCCGAACCGCACGATTCGCGACCTCCAGCGTGAGGTGGACAGCATCTTCGACCAGTTTTTCGGTCGAGGAAGCGACGACGACACGTCGGCCGTCTGGGCCCCCCGGACGGACCTGTCGGAGACGGACGACGCGTTCCACATTCGCCTCGACGTGCCCGGCATGACGAAGGACGACATCGCCATCAACCTCCAGAACAACACGCTGACTGTGAGCGGCGAGCGGTCCAGTGAGCGGCAGGAGGACGGCGAAGAGTACGTGCGCGTGGAGCGCGCCTTTGGCAACTTCCACCGGACGTTTACCCTTCCGGACGCGGTGGATCCGGACCGCGTGGAGGCCACCTACGACGAGGGCGTGCTGGCAATCAATGTCCCGAAGACGGAGACGAGCACGCGCCGTCAGATTGAGATCCAGTAG